ATCAAGTGTCTCCAGCGATGATACTTTTAACCCGAGTGGCGCTTTGCCGCCACTGGCATAGAAGACTAACATGATCTTGTTCCCAACCCAAATAGCCGAGGTGCTTTCCCCAGCAATTGTTGTGGCTTGCATCTTCCCGATGTTAAGGACCAGGAGGCCCTTTTCGGCCTCTTCCATCACGCCAAAATCGCCATCTGGCGAAAGGGCACAATAGATCACACCAGGGAACTTGTTTGATAGGCTCCGCTGCCTCTGTGATCTTAAGTCCACAATCCTCCAGGTCGTTGAGGGGAATCCAGAGGCCTCGTCGATAGCCGCATACAGAATTGTTGTTCTTGATACCGTGAAAAAAGGTTGGACAACATAAGCACTTCCTGTTAGCCCTAAGTTAACAAGCTCTGAACCGCTATGATGCTGTTTGTCTCCACAACCAAAAGCCACCGTAGCAACTATGGCTAGTGAAGCTCCGATCAACAATGTATTGTCTTTCATGATCTGCTCCTAAGCGATGATGACCCCAGGTTCCTGGACGCGTGGGTTGTACTCCAGTAATTCATAGGGATCTCGAGAGTACTCGATAAGCGTCCCCCCGCTGAAGGCATCAGTTGTGGCCTCTAGGTAAGTTTGTGACGTAAAGGGGATTTAATTGGTGGAGTAATTCGCCTCCTCCCGACTTCGCCAAGGCTACGTCGGGCAGGCCGGACTTAGTCGCCACCTCCGACGTGGTCAGCCGGGAGCGCCCGGCGGACTGCCTCCCGCGCCACCGTGGCGCGGGCCGCGCAGGGCAGAAGTTCGCCTGACATTCCGTTTTCATCCAGGACCTGATGGTATTTTTCGCGCGCGGGAAAGTGGGGACAGTCACAGGCAGCGTGACAGTCCCCATTTTCCCGCTGGTCGGCTGTAATCGGCTGGCGGGATTGCCAGAGCTGCTGCGGCTGGCCCCAGGGACGCACGGCGCAGTTAAGCCGCTGGCGTGCGTTGCGGCGGGGATGAAAATGGGTACAGTCACACACAACGTGACAGTCCCCATTTTCAGACCATTGCCCGCTTCTGCCATGCGCAGCGGCCTCGTAATACGTGTGGATCTTCAGGCATCCGACCCCAGCCTCAGCGGCGCCATTATATCGGGGCAGGCACGGCGGCGACAAGAGGTGAATTACATTCCATGATTCCAACAACTGCCTGAAGCTCTCGGCGATGAAGGCGCTGCCATTGTCGGACTTGAAGACCAGCGGAGGACCGTAGAGGCGCAAGAGCTGTTCGACCACGGCTGCGGCTGTGGCTGCATCCGCTGTCACGCATGGCAGGGGCTCCAGGTTCATGCGACAGGCCAGGTCCCGGATGGGCAGGATCTGGGCCGAAGGTGCTGCTGACGTTCATTTCCAGGAATGGCTGAGGCGCCCAGCCGCCCGCGACCCAGCTTCAGGGCTGGCAGCCGCCAGTCCTAATGGTCATTACTGAATGCCACAGCTCCTAGCAAGACTAATTCGTTGCACTTCCGCGAAATCGCTGTGAAAAGTACAACAAAGAGCAAGGAAGAGCAATTGCGGTACGGGCTGCACCACTATCGAACGACGCGGGGCTTGCGTGATACTAATTAGTTGCACTTCCCCGAAACCGCTGTGAAAAGTACAACAAAGTGCAAGGAAGTGGAAGCAGGGGTTAGGTCGGAGGTCGTAGGGCATGGGGGCATCCGCCTTCGCCAAGGCTATGGCGTGACGAGAGCCCCGCCGCTAACAAGACTCGCTTGCTTTGCGGGCCAATCTGACCGATGCTAAGAGGTATGCATTCAACCCCTGAGCATGGCTCGCGGCCGCTGGCGATGCACTGGCTGATCCTGGCGGCATACCCGGCGATGTTTCTGTATTCGCGAAACGCCTCGGAGTTTCCTCCGGAGGTCATGATCGTCCCGGTGCTGGTCACGATGCTCTGCGCGATGGAGGTCTGGGGGGTGCTGTCGCTGCTGCTGCGGAACACGCTCAAGGCCGCACTGATCACGTCGCTGGCGCTGGTGCTGGTGTTCTTCTACGGTCATGCGGTGGCGCTGATCGGCAATCCGCACTTCTATATCAGCGGCGTGCATATCGGGCACCACAAGATCCTGCTGCCTCTGATGAGCGGGCTGCTGCTCGTCGGGGCCGCGTGGGTCATCTTCACCCGACGCAAGCTCTACACGCTGACGAAGGTGCTCAACGTGGCGGCCGGAATCCTGGCGCTGATCGCCACGGCAACGACGGTGGCCGCCAAGGTCTCCGACGGCAAAGGGATGGTCGTGGCGACGTACCAGGCGCCCGACGCCCCGCCGCAGCCGCCGGTTCGGCCGGCGCCGGATATCTACTACATCATCCTCGATGGTTACGGCAGGGCCGACACGCTCAGCGACCTCTACGGTTTCGACAACGAACCGTTTCTGGACGCGCTGCGGGCGAAGGGGTTCTACGTGGCCGATCGCGCGGCGGCGAACTATCCGCAGACCGCGCTGTCGCTGGCGTGTTCGCTGAACATGGAGTACCTCGACCGGCTCTCCGAGACCGTCGGCAAGGAGAAGCGCGACCACCTGCCGCTGCGGCACGCCATCGCCGACAGCTCGCTGCTGCGGTTTCTCAAGGCTCGCGGATACAAGAGCGTCGCCTACGACAGCGGGGCCGAGGTCACCCCCCGCCGCGGCATGGACGTGTGGCTTTCGCAGGGTCCGGACCTCGGCGAGTTCGGCCAGGCCCTGCTGGAGACCACGCCCGTGCCGGTCTTCATGCGCGACTTCAAACGCTACGACGTCCACCGCCGGACCGTCCTGCACACGCTGGACACCCTGCCGGACCTGGCCGCGACGAACAGCCCCAAGTTCGTGCTCGCCCACGTGCTGTGCCCCCACCCGCCGTTCGTGTTCGATGAAACCGGCAAAGCCATCACGCCCTCGCGGCCCTTCAGCGCCGACGACGGGTCGGCCTACATGGCCCTGCGCGGCGCCAGCCGCATCGAATATGTCGAGGGATATCGAAAGCAGGTCCGCTTCATCAACGCGAGGATTCTGCCAGCCGTCGATGCACTGATCAAGAACAGCCCCACGCCGCCGATCATCATCATCCAGGGCGACCACGGCCCGGGCTCGATGCTCAACTGGGAAAGCCTGGAGGGCAGCAACATCCCCGAGCGGATGGGCATCCTCAGCGCGTACTATCTTCCCGCCATCGGCCAAACGGCACCGCCGCGGCTGCCCGATGACATCTCGCCGGTCAACACGTTCCGTTGCGTGCTGCGGCATTATTTCCAGGCCGAGATGGACCCCCTGCCGGACCGCAGCTTCTTTTCCACCGCCGCGCGCCCGTACGACTTCATCGACGTCACCGGCCGCCTCAAGCGCCCGGCGCCGATCGAATCGGCCCCGCCGGAGCCGGCGACGGAATGAACCGCCGGCGATTTTTGGTTCGCGGCAGCGCCGGCGGCGATAGAATCTCAAGCAGGCCCGTACTAACCTCTACCTCAAGGGGCACATGATGGATGACCAGGCCTTGCGCGATCTGCACAACGTAATCGTCTTCGCCATGCTTGACGGCGACCTCAACGACAAGGAGTGCGCGTTCATCGAGCGGCTGGCCTCGCGAATGGGCATGGACCAGGCCACCCTGGATGACCTGTGCCGCCAGATCCGCGACGGGCACAAGTCCATCTCGATGCCCAAGAGCCCTGCCGACGCCGAAAAGGCCGTCCAGATGCTCGCCGAGGCCGCCGCGGTCGATGGAACCATCAGCACTCCCGAGCGACGCCTGCTCCAGCGCATTTGCCGCCACGTCGGCCTCGACGAGCAACACGTCGAAATGCTGATCGAGGCGGTCCTGCCAGCCTCGGACGAAACTCCCTCCGTCGACGCCGACGCCCGCCAGGCGGCCGACGATGAGCGGGACCGCCGGCTCGAAGCCATGTCGCAGGAAGTCTATGAACGGTTCGCATCGTGGGACGCCCCCGCCCGCGCCGAAAAGCTGCACGCGATGGCCGCACACGGCGCCGCGGCCGTCATCCCCCTGCTGCGAATGCTCGAAAGCTACCGCGCGCCGGACGGGATGGACGATCCGCAGGAACTCAAGTCGCTGATCACCGAGGAACTGGGCGGTCTGGCCGATGAGCGGGCTATCTACTACCTCGCCCAGCAGATCAACATCGGCGACCTGGACGACGAGAGTACCAGCGCCAATCTTCGTGGAACGGCCGCCGCGGCACTGGGCAAGATCGTCGGTCAGCCGATGTCGCCCGACGCCGAGGGCATCGCCGCGGCGCGAAAATGGTGGCGCGACGTCGGGCGGCTCAAGCACGACCGCCTGGCGTTCTAAGCCTGCGGCGGAGGGGGCGGGGGCATCTGATAGGGCGACGTCGGCTCCTGTCGCTTGTACGTGCTCATCCGCACGATAGCGATGATCCCGAAGACCAGAGCGCCCAGCAGCGCCAGGCCCGCCAGGAGGAGAACTCCGCATGCCGGCCCGACGCTTGACAGAACTTTCTCATCTGGGGCAGTTCCGATCGCCAGGACCGTCTGGCCTTCGTTTTCTTCGGCAGTGACCTCCAGCAGGTATTGCCCCGGTTCGCGGATAGAGAACGTGCCCACCGCCATGGCCTTTCGATCAGGCGTGTCTATTTTCTCGCTGCGGCCGCCCATCTCCTGCAGAACGACTTGGCGACCGGTCTCGCGGTGCCTGATCGAAATGTTCATCTCCATATCAGGCGAAGCGTCGTACGTCTTGCCATCCTTGCGGGCGAAGTATTCATGCCAGACCACGTAGACGCCAGGCTTCTGAAGGTCCACCACGTGTCGGCCCGGCACAACGTATTCATGAGCAAACATGTCATTGAGAACGCTCATGCCGCTATGGAACATGCTCGCCCCGCCCCAGATACCCGCGCCGATCCCGATCACGCCCAGAATGACAGCTATCAGGCAGCCCGTCTTGCCGTTCTTGGATTGGTCAGCCATGAGCGATTCCTTTCATGTGATACCGCCAAGTGTACCGCTGCAACGACGAGGATCAAGCGTTCGCCCATTTTTTGCCGGACCGCCACTGTCGCAAAACGCGGCGCACCCGGCCAGGGCGGCAAGACGATGTAGCGCGATTTCGAGCCAATTTCAGGCTTTTTTCAATCGACGGGCTCTGGCATGAAGATTGCAAAGTATCTGCCGACAACATCGCTCCATGGACGGAGCCGGACATATGAAAGGGAACGTCACATGGAAACCAAGGGAATCAAGCGACTCACCGGGGAAGAACTGCTGCTCATGCGGGTGCTCGGGATCGGCTCGCCCCAGAGCATCGAGCGGGAACTGCAACAGCGGGCTCTGGCAGGCCCGCCCGCCAGCGCCCCCAAACGCCGAACCGCACGGCCGCGACTGACCCTGATGGCCGCTGCATAACCAGAAACGGAAGCGTCGCGGGCATTGCGCCCGCGCGTGGCGAGGGCACCACGCCCTTGCCTTATCGATACTTAGCGACGTATTCCGCGGGCGGGCAGCCCGCACGCGCCAGAGCAACGACATGGCC
This portion of the Planctomycetaceae bacterium genome encodes:
- a CDS encoding sulfatase-like hydrolase/transferase, coding for MHSTPEHGSRPLAMHWLILAAYPAMFLYSRNASEFPPEVMIVPVLVTMLCAMEVWGVLSLLLRNTLKAALITSLALVLVFFYGHAVALIGNPHFYISGVHIGHHKILLPLMSGLLLVGAAWVIFTRRKLYTLTKVLNVAAGILALIATATTVAAKVSDGKGMVVATYQAPDAPPQPPVRPAPDIYYIILDGYGRADTLSDLYGFDNEPFLDALRAKGFYVADRAAANYPQTALSLACSLNMEYLDRLSETVGKEKRDHLPLRHAIADSSLLRFLKARGYKSVAYDSGAEVTPRRGMDVWLSQGPDLGEFGQALLETTPVPVFMRDFKRYDVHRRTVLHTLDTLPDLAATNSPKFVLAHVLCPHPPFVFDETGKAITPSRPFSADDGSAYMALRGASRIEYVEGYRKQVRFINARILPAVDALIKNSPTPPIIIIQGDHGPGSMLNWESLEGSNIPERMGILSAYYLPAIGQTAPPRLPDDISPVNTFRCVLRHYFQAEMDPLPDRSFFSTAARPYDFIDVTGRLKRPAPIESAPPEPATE